A window of the Lactuca sativa cultivar Salinas chromosome 5, Lsat_Salinas_v11, whole genome shotgun sequence genome harbors these coding sequences:
- the LOC111899568 gene encoding uncharacterized protein LOC111899568 — protein MKHDGDEEFFEQLDLVVTVVGGSCKRKDMIQEMQKERVESEIGLGETVTGTRLNQEFSLFRAGDTRYGSQYRTITLEFVFLLHLILEILGLTNTLSKHLKKDQDILEVTSLVKGEKKTLLVFRKDGFPQKLLKLSDIYKNDFDDSEMMHLNRQVDIYYHFLFHDEKIFNLNRIADVSLLLVETGKHLFFSLVYGLLKLTLVLSVATATVERYSYAMTLLKTDLHNRIGDDFMNSALICSVEKKYLRMLRLKM, from the exons ATGAAACATGATGGTGATGAAGAATTCTTTGAACAACTAGATTTGGTGGTTACTGTCGTTGGTGGTTCTTGTAAGAGAAAAGATATGATACAAGAAATGCAAAAAGAAAGAGTTGAATCCGAAATTGGTCTTGGTGAAACTGTAACAGGAACAAGGTTGAATCAAGAGTTTTCTCTTTTTCGGGCTGGAGATACTAGATATGGTTCACAATATAGAACAATT ACACTTGAGTTTGTGTTTCTTTTACACTTGATTTTGGAAATTTTAGGCCTCACGAATACCTTGTCAAAACATCTTAAAAAAGATCAAGATATTTTGGAAGTGACTTCGTTAGTAAAAGGGGAAAAGAAAACATTGCTAGTTTTTAGAAAAGATGGGTTTCCACAGAAG CTGTTGAAGCTAAGTGATATATACAAAAATGATTTTGACGATTCAGAAATGATGCATCTTAATAGGCAAGTTGATATTTATTATCActttttgttccatgatgagaaaattttcaacttgaatAGAATTGCAGATGTCTCCCTTTTGTTGGTGGAAACTGGGAAGCACCTCTTTTTTTCTTTGGTTTATGGATTATTAAAACTAACTTTGGTATTATCCGTCGCAACTGCAACCGTTGAACGGTATTCTTATGCAATGACGTTGTTGAAGACCGATTTGCATAATAGAATAGGTGATGATTTTATGAATAGTGCTTTGATTTGTAGTGTAGAAAAGAAGTACTTGAGAATGTTAAGATTGAAAATGTAA